The Streptococcus oralis DNA window TCAAAGATATTGCAATTTCAAGAGAAAAGGGCATTTTTATTAAGGATACTGATTTTACAGGGAAACAGATTTCCCTATCTCAGCTGTCATCCGGTGAAAAACAGGAAATTATTCTATTTTATAAATTAATTTTCGAGACTCCAGAAAATACTTTATTATTAATTGATGAACCTGAGATATCCTTACATATTGCTTGGCAGAAGAAATTTATGGATGATTTATATAAGATAATTAAATTCAAAAAGCTGAATGTAATAGTTGCTACACACTCTCCACAAATTATTAATAATCATTGGGAGAATCAAATTGATTTAGGAGAGTTATATGGACTCGATTAGAAGAAATCTCAAACGAGAGGATATAATTTCTGAAATTAGACTTTTATGTGGTGAAGACTATAATAAAGTAAAGACTTTTGTCATAGTAGAGGGAGACGACGATTTAAGATTTATTAAAAATAAATTTAATGATAATACATATGGATTCGAATCGTTTTCAGGATGTGATGGTGTTGAAGAAATTGTTAATTTTTTTCAGAGTGATAAAAGAATTATTGGGATACGGGATAAAGACTATAGCAGTTTGACTTCAGGTGACAATAAAATTTTTTTGTATGATTATCATAGTTTAGAAATTATGTTAGCTATGAATGATGAATCATTTGAAAGTATATGTAGTGAATTTTATTGTGGAGATGAGAAAGTCTTTGATTTACGTAAGAAAGTATTTCAAAAGCTAAAATATATAAGTTGTTTTAGAGAAAAAAATTCATCTGAGGGTTGGGAATTCATTACCGAAAATATTTCTATTGACGAACTGTATAGAAAATCAGAATTAAACTGTAATGAAGAAATTATAAAAGAAATAAATAGACCGTCAAAAAATAATTACGATTCAGAGAAACAGTCTATTGTTGAGGAACACTATCATTTTGTTACAGATTTAAAATTAATTACAAGAGGACACGATTTTTCTGAATTATTTAAAGTGATTTGTAACACTTCTGGAATTGAAAAAAATATTAAAAGTAAAGATGTTGAGTTAGTACTGAGAGCTAGTTTCACTTTAGAGTCATTTAAAAGAACTAATCTTTTTAAGAGTCTTTCAGAATATGAAAAATCATATGGGCTTAACTTTTTAGTTAGTTAAAACTTATATTTATTAAGATAAGTTGTAGATTTAAATTGATAATTAATTTAATAAAAAATTGTTTAATTAGTAGCTAGAAAAAAAGATTATTCTATTTTTTCACTTTAATAATGGTATTTTACGAATTTTTAATGTTTAATTTTAATTAGTTCAAGAAGTCAGCGGTCACCGTTACATTGCAAGCCAAGTTTCTGTATCAGATGCAGGTGCCCTTCGTACCTTTGCGGATAACTGGAAACAAAAAGACTACTCTGATGTGCTTGTTCTTGTCGCAGCTATCGGTGACAAGGTGAACGTTCTTGTAGCTAGCAAGACAAAAGATGTGCATGCAGGAAACCTTGTCAAAGAATTGGCTCCAATCGTCGATGGACGTGGTGGTGGTAAACCAGACATGGCCATGGCAGGAGGAAGCAACCAAGCGAAAATCCAAGAACTCTTGGAGGCAGTAGCAGGTAAATTGTAAGAAAACATTCAGGATCTATCCACTTGGGTAGGTCTTTTTGTGATTGCAAAAAAGCCAAATCCGGTTGGATCTGGCTTGTAACTGATAGGTTTATTTTGTTGCCCAGACACTGACTGAACCTGCTGCTACTGGAAATTCTCCATAACCTTCCTCATCAATTGTAACTTGACCTTGGTGGTTTCCAAGTAAATCTACAAAGGTTTGGTTAGCCCATTCTTGCCCGACAAACATAGACTTGCTGTTTTCTTGGTCATTTGAGATAAGAACAGCGATTGGGGATTGATTTTCAGCGCCTGAACGTACCCATCCGATACAGTTGGCATCGTCAAAGTAGTCTGTTTGCTCTCCATAGGCCCTGTCTTTTCGGATGGCTAGGAGACGATCAAGAACTTCTCTGAAATCTTGTTGAGCAAATTGCCCTGAAATGCCGTAATAGTCTCCGTAAAAGACACATGGAAGGCCATTTTGGCGTAATAGAATAAGGGCATAGGCTACTGGCTTGAACCATTCTTGGACGGTTGATTCGAGTGCCTGTCCTCTTTGAGTATCGTGGTTATCAACGAAAGTGACAGCCTTGTCGGGCTTGAGTTCAACCAAGCTATCTGTGAAAATGCCACGAAGATCATAGCTTGCTCCAGCCCGACTGGCTTCAAAGAGATTTTGGTGGAGGCGAACATCGACAAGGTCAAAACGTTCTTCTATTTTCTCGAGATAGTCTAGATTGGCATCCTTGTCTGGGTTCCAAAATTCCCCAAAAACATAGAAATCTTGACCGTATTTTTCCTTCATATCACGGATGAAATTGCCCATAAAGAAGGAGTCGATGTGCTTAACGGCATCCAAACGGAAACCAGCTACACCAGTCGTTTCCATGAACCAGTCAGCCCAGTCATAGATGTTTTGGATGACTTCAGGATGCTTAAAGTCTAGGTCGGCATACATGAGGTAGTCGTAGTTACCGTTTTCGTTATCGACCAATTCCTCGTTGGCCCAACCTTTATTGTCTCCTTGGATCAGGTAAATACCAGACTTACGGCGTTTGGCATCGTAGTCTGTACCTGTGAAGTGGTACCAGTGCCAGTGGAAGTCATTGTAGGTATCTTGGCGACCATCGAAGGTGAAGTGAGTCCAGCCATTGATAGTAAAGGGCTCGCTTAGTTGAAGGGTACGATCCTCAGGGTCCACTTCAATAACCTGAAAGGCTTCCATGTGATCGGCAGCAGCCTTGTGATTGAGCACCACATCGGCCATAGGTTGAATTCCCTGTGCCTTTAGAGTTTGAATGGCTTGAAGATAGTCTTCTTTAAACCCATACTTGGTACGGACAGTCCCTTTTTGGTGAAATTCGCCTAGGTCAAAAAGATCGTAAACACCATAGCCGACATCTTTTTCATTGGTTGCCTTGAAGGCAGGTGGCATCCAGACATGGCTGATGCCCAGGTTTGCTAAGTGCTCTGCATCATTTGTCAGTCGCGTCCAGTGTTGGCCGTCGTGAGGCAAATACCATTCAAAGTATTGCATAAGTGTCTGATTTTGCATTGTTTTTCCTCTTGCTTATCAATGTTGTGTTTTATTCTACCATAAAGTTTAGAACTAGGCAAACGTTTGCGCAAGATTCTATACTCATTTCTGTTTTTGTCTATTTTTAGCGAATAGAATCTCTCTTTCCATTATAAGGGAAAGGATGTTTTGGTGGAAAAGTAAATGGCATATACTTATTTTAACAAAAATGACACTCAGTAAACTAAAGTACATATGGTTAAACGGTTTCTTTTTTGAGAATTGTCACAAAATTTGCTATAATAGTAGCTATGAATAGAATTAGGGTCAGCAGACGCGTTGAAAAAAAGCTAGCTAAGGGTCTAGTTCTTTTGGAAGCAAGTGATTTAACAGATATTGAACTGACGGATCAGGCAGTAGAAGTTCTTAGTCAAGACGGGAAGTTTTTAGGGAGCGCCTATCTTTCTCAGCAGAACAAGGGAATCGGCTGGTTCATCAGCAAGGAAAAGGTTCGTTTCAATCAAGCCTTTTTTGAAATTCTGTTTTGTAAGGCCAAGGAAGCTAGAAAGCCTTATTATCAAGATGACTTGACTACTGCCTTTCGCCTTTTTAACCAAGAGGGGGATGGTTTTGGGGGTCTGACTATTGATCTCTATGGAGATTATGCTGTCTTTTCTTGGTACAACTCCTTTGTTTACCAAATTCGTGAGCTAATCGTAAAGGCTTTTAAGGAAGTTTTTCCTGAGGTCTTGGGGGCTTATGAGAAGATTCGTTTTAAAGGTCTAGACTACGAGTCTGCCTATGTTTATGGTGAGGAAGCGCCAGATGATTTTACTGTTCTTGAGAATGGCGTGCTCTATCAAGTCTTTATGAATGATGGCTTGATGACAGGGATTTTCCTAGACCAGCATGAGGTTCGTGGGAGTCTGGTTGACGGCCTAGCCATGGGCAAATCCTTGCTCAATATGTTTTCCTATACGGCGGCCTTTTCAGTTGCTGCAGCTATGGGAGGCGCCAGTGAGACGACTTCTGTCGACTTAGCCAAACGGTCCAGAGAGCTATCAGAAGCTCATTTTCAGGCAAATGGACTCAGCACGGACAATCACCGTTTTATCGTCATGGATGTTTTTGAGTACTTCAAGTATGCCAAGCGAAAAGGCTTGACCTATGATGTGATTGTGCTTGATCCGCCGAGCTTTGCCCGCAATAAAAAACAAACATTCTCTGTAGCTAAGGACTATCGCAAGTTGATTTCCCAGAGTCTAGAGATTTTAAATCCGGGAGGGATTATCATTGCCAGTACCAATGCTGCCAATGTTTCCCGCCAGAAATTTACAGAACAAATTGATAAAGGTTTTGCAAGAAGAAGGTATCAGGTCTTGAACCAATACGGTCTTCCAGCAGACTTTGCCTATAATAAAAAAGATGAAAGCAGTAATTACCTCAAGGTGATTAGTATGAAGGTTAGTAGATGAAATTAATCGTTTCAGTAATGCCAAGAAGTTTAGAAGAAGCGCAAGAACTGGATGCCACTAGGTATGAAGATGCCGATATCATTGAGTGGCGTGCGGACTTTCTTACAAAGGACGCTATTTTACAGGTAGCACCTGCTATATTTGAGAAGTTTGCAGGACGGGAACTTGTCTTTACCCTTCGGACTCGCGCTGAGGGAGGAGAAATCGAACTTTCCTCAGAAGAGTATGTTCAAATCATCAAGGAAGTTACTCAGCTTTATCAGCCGGATTATGTAGATTTCGAGTATTTCAGCTACAAGGACGTTTTTGAGGAAATGTTGGATTTTCCAAATCTCGTATTGAGCTATCATAATTTCCAGGAGACACCTGAAAACATGATGGAAATCCTGTCTGAGTTGACCAGTCTCTCTCCGAAAGTGGTCAAGGTATCAGTTATGGCCCATACGGAGCAGGATGTTTTAGACCTGATGAATTACACTCGAGGATTTAAAACACTCAACCCTGAGCAAGAGTACGTGACCATTTCCATGGGGAAAATGGGCAAGGTATCCCGTATCACTTCAGATGTGACGGGTTCAAGTTGGTCATTTGCTAGTCTGGATGAAGCGAGTGCCCCAGGTCAGATTTCGCTATCAAACATGAAGAAAATCAGGGAGATTTTGGATGAAGCTTGATGGCTATACACGTTTAGCTGCAGTTGTTGCCAATCCCATCAAACACTCTATTTCACCCTTTATCCACAATAGGGCCTTTGAGGCGACAGCTATTAATGGTGCCTATATAGCTTGGGAGATTGAAGCGGGTGACTTGGCAGAAACAGTCGCCAATATTCGCCGTTACCAGATGTTTGGCATCAACCTGTCTATGCCTTACAAGGAGCAAGTGATTCCTCATCTGGATGAGTTGAGTGATGAAGCTCGTTTGATTGGGGCAGTCAATACTGTAGTCAATCATAATGGCACTTTAATTGGATATAATACAGATGGCAAGGGATTCTTTAAGAGCTTGCCTTCTTTTACAATTTCAGGTAAAACAATGACCATTTTGGGTGCAGGTGGTGCGGCCAAATCAATCTTGGCACAAGCCATTTTGGACGGGGCCAGTCAGATTTCAGTTTTTGTTCGTTCAGTTTCTACGGAAAAAACAAGACCTTACCTAGACAAGTTGCAGGAGCAAACAGGTTTTAAAGTGGACTTGTATGCTTTAGAAGATATTTCTGAGCTGCAATCAAGGATTGCCGAGTCGGACCTGCTCGTCAATGCGACCAGTGTAGGGATGGATGGCCAGTCGTCCCCCGTTCCAGAAAGCATCAATTTGCCAGAGGCTCTCTTGGTGGCAGATATTATTTACCAACCCTTTGAGACCCCATTTTTGAAATGGGCTAGAAGTCAGGGCAATTCAGCTGTCAATGGTCTAGGAATGTTGCTCTATCAAGCTGCTGAAGCTTTTCAACTGTGGACAGGTAAAGAAATGCCGACAGACGAGATTTGGCAGTCCTTAACAGAAAAATATAAATAGTGAAAAGGAGACCCTACTATGAAAATCAGAATCGATATTCCGCATCATCCTTATGATATTGAGATTGAAAAAGGTTGTCTATCGCAAGCTGGTCAATGGTTGCGAGAACTCTGGCAACCTCAAAAGGTAGTCATTGTAACAGACAACCATGTAGCTTCTCTCTATGCAGAGAAGGTTAAACTCAGCCTAGAAGATGCTGGTTTTCAGGTAGCTGTTTTTGACTTTTTAGAAGGCGAAGAACGAAAAAATTTAACAACTGTTCAGAAGGTTTATGAATTTTTAGTCAAGCAAGGTCTGACTCGTAGCGATGGGATTGTGGCTCTTGGCGGTGGTGTCGTTGGGGACCTGGCTGGTTTCGTAGCCTCTACCTATATGCGAGGCATTCATTTTGTTCAGATTCCGACTAGTTTGACTGCCCAAGTTGATTCTTCTATCGGTGGAAAGACAGGTGTCAATACTCCTTTTGCTAAAAATATGGTGGGAACTTTTGCCCAACCAGATGGGGTTCTGATTGACCCGCTTGTCCTTGAAACACTCGGAAAAAGAGAGCTGATTGAAGGGATGGGTGAGGTTATTAAGTACGGCTTGATTGAGGATCCAGAACTTTGGGCTCTCTTGACGGAACTAGATGGCTCTGTTGAGAGCATACTGGTGCATGCAGAGACTTTGGTTGAACATTCTTGTCAGGTTAAGCGCAAGATGGTGGTTGAGGATGAGTTGGATAATGGTGTTCGCCTTTACCTCAATTTTGGTCACACTATTGGTCATGCTATCGAAGCAACGGCCGGTTATGGCAAGGTCATGCATGGTGAGGCTGTGGCTATGGGAATGGTGCAGATTTCTAAGGTTGCTGAGGGAAAAGGCCTTATGCCAGCTGGCATAACCCAGTCCATTACAGAGATGTGTCAGAAATTTGGACTACCTGTTGACTATGAAAACTGGGATGTTGACAAGCTTTATCAAGCTTTGACTCATGACAAGAAGGCACGTGGTAACACCTTGAAATTGGTCTTGGTACCAGAGCTTGGTTCAGCGACCATTCACCCAGTTTCTCTGGAAGAGATGAAAGACTACTTGGTAAAATAAGGAGAACGTATGAGATATTTAACTGCAGGAGAATCACACGGCCCCCGTCTGACAGCTATCATTGAAGGAATTCCCGCTGGACTTCCTTTGACAGTAGAGGACATCAATGACGACCTTAAACGCCGTCAGGGTGGCTACGGTCGTGGTGGTCGTATGAAGATTGAGAGTGACCAGGTTGTCTTTACATCAGGCGTTCGCCACGGGAAGACGACAGGGGCTCCCATTACCATGGATGTCATCAATAAGGACCATCAAAAATGGTTGGATATCATGTCTGCGGAGGACATTGAAGACCGCCTTAAAAGCAAACGAAAAATCACCCATCCACGTCCCGGTCATGCCGATTTGGTTGGGGGCATCAAGTACCGTTTTGACGATTTGCGAAATTCTTTGGAGCGTTCATCAGCTCGTGAAACAACCATGCGAGTAGCAGTTGGAGCAGTAGCCAAACGTCTCTTAGCTGAACTGGATATGGAGATTGCCAACCATGTCGTGGTCTTTGGTGGCAAGGAAATCGATGTACCTGAAAATCTGACAGTTGCGGAGATTAAAGAACGAGCTGCCCGGTCTGAAGTCTCTATTGTCAACCAAGAGCGGGAACAGGAAATCAAGGACTATATTGACCAAATTAAGCGTGACGGTGATACCATCGGTGGGGTTGTGGAGACAGTCGTCGGAGGCGTTCCAGTTGGTCTTGGTTCCTATGTCCAATGGGACAGAAAATTGGATGCGCGATTGGCTCAAGCAGTTGTTTCTATCAATGCCTTTAAAGGAGTGGAATTTGGTCTTGGCTTTGAAGCTGGTTACCGAAAAGGCAGCCAGGTTATGGATGAAATTCTCTGGTCTAAAGAAGATGGCTATACTCGCCGTACCAATAATCTAGGTGGTTTTGAAGGTGGTATGACCAATGGGCAACCAATTGTTGTTCGTGGAGTTATGAAACCCATTCCCACTCTTTACAAACCACTTATGAGTGTGGATATCGAAACCCACGAACCTTACAAGGCAACTGTTGAAAGAAGTGATCCGACCGCTCTTCCAGCAGCAGGTGTGGTTATGGAAGCCGTTGTGGCTACGGTTCTGGCTCAAGAAATCCTTGAAAAATTCTCATCAGATAATCTTGAGGAACTAAAAGAAGCGGTAGCCAAACACCGAGACTATACAAAGAACTATTAAGGAGTTCCTATGGCAAAAACAATCTATATCGCAGGTCTTGGTTTGATTGGTGCCTCGATGGCACTCGGTATCAAGCGTGATCATCCTGATTATGAAATTCTAGGTTACAATCGTAGCCAGGATTCGAGAGACATTGCTTTGAAAAAAGGCATGATAGACCGTGCGACGGATGATTTTGCCAGTTTCGCTCCCCTAGCAGATGTCATCATTCTGACCTTGCCAATCAAACAGACCATTGCTTTTATTAAGGAACTGGCAAACTTAGATTTGAAGGAAAACGTCATTATCTCGGATGCGGGCTCAACCAAGTCAGCCATCGTGGATGTGGCGGAGCTGTATTTGGCTGGCAAGCCTGTCCGCTTTATCGGGGCTCATCCCATGGCTGGTAGCCACAAGACAGGGGCTGCCTCTGCGGATGTTAATCTCTTTGAAAATGCCTACTATATCTTCACACCTTCGAGCCAGACAAGTCCTGACACACTTGAGGAAATGAAAGATCTGCTTTCAGGTCTTCATGCTCGTTTTATCGAGATTGATGCCAAGGAGCATGATCGGGTGACTTCTCAGATTAGTCATTTTCCTCATATTCTGGCTTCCAGCCTCATGGAGCAGACAGCAGTTTATGCTCAAGATCATGAAATGGCAAGGCGCTTTGCGGCGGGTGGATTTCGAGATATGACCCGAATTGCGGAAAGCGAGCCAGGTATGTGGACTTCCATTCTCTTGTCCAATCGTGAGACTATCCTAGATCGAATTGAGGATTTCAAGGAGCGCCTAGATGAGGTTGGACAAGCCATCAGCAAGGGAGATGAAGAGCAAATCTGGAACTTTTTCAACCAAGCACGTGAGCAACGTCAGGCCATGGAAATCCATAAGCGTGGTGGTGTGGATAGTTCTTACGACCTCTATGTCGATGTTCCCGATGAAGAAGATGTCATCTTGCGAATTTTGGAATTACTTCGTGGGACTTCTTTGGTTAATATCCACATCAACGAAGAAAACCGTGAGGATGTTCACGGGATTCTACAAATTTCCTTTAAAAATGCTCAAGATTTAGAACGAGCCGAGCGCTTAATTACAGAAAATACGGACTACACAGTCGTCATCAAATAAGGAGAAAATCATGTCAAATATTTACGATAGTGCAAATGAACTCAGTCGCGGGTTACGCGAATTACCAGAATACAAGGCGGTTAAGGCAGCAAAAGATGCTATCCAAGCTGATGAACAAGCTAGCAAGATTTTTGCAGACTATATCGCCTTCCAGCAAGAAATCCAAGTCATGGCGCAAACGGGACAAATGCCAGACGCCTCTTTCCAAGAAAAGATGCAGTCCTTCAGTAAGCAAATCCAAGAGAACGCTCTTTTGTCAGATTTCTTTGCTAAACAGCAACAATTGTCTATTTACCTTTCAGACATTGAAAAAATTGTCTTTGAACCTGTTTCAGAATTATTGAAATAGTATTTTATCTGTATAAAAGCCAGAAATTTCAGGAATTTCTGGCTTTTTTGTGATAAAATAAGAAAAAGTATTGCAAGTATGAGGTCAACTATGAAACTAAAAACAAATATTCGCCACTTACATGGCAGTATCCGGGTTCCAGGTGATAAGTCTATCAGCCACCGTTCGATTATTTTTGGTAGTTTGGCTGAGGGAGAGACTAAGGTTTATGATATTCTGCGTGGAGAGGATGTGCTCTCAACCATGCAGGTTTTTCGTGACCTTGGTGTTGAAATTGAGGATAAAGATGGGGTTATTACCATTCAAGGTGTTGGAATGGATGGCTTAAAAGCGCCACAAAATGCCTTGGATATGGGGAATTCTGGCACCTCGATTCGCCTGATTTCAGGTGTCCTTGCTGGTGCAGACTTCGAAGTAGAGATGTTCGGAGACGACAGTCTTTCTAAACGTCCTATGGATCGTGTGACGATTCCATTGAAAAAAATGGGGGTTAGCATTTCGGGGCAAACGGAGCGAGACCTGCCCCCTCTTCGCTTAAAAGGGACGAAAAATTTAAAACCGATTCACTATGAGTTGCCAATTGCCTCTGCTCAAGTCAAGTCTGCCTTGATATTTGCAGCCTTGCAGGCTCAGGGGGAGTCCGTTATTATCGAGAAAGAATGTACTCGTAACCACACCGAAGATATGTTGCAACAATTTGGTGGCCATTTAAGTGTAGAAGGCAAGAAAATCACAGTTCAAGGACCACAAAAACTGATCGGACAAAAGGTAGTTGTTCCAGGAGATATTTCCAGTGCAGCCTTTTGGTTGGTCGCTGGTTTGATTGTTCCAAACTCTCGTGTAGTACTGCAGAATGTGGGCATCAATGAAACTCGTACTGGTATTATTGATGTCATTCGTGCCATGGGAGGAAGATTGGAAATAACTGAAATTGACCCAGTTGCTAAATCAGCAACCCTGACTGTCGAGTCTTCAGACCTGAAAGGAACAGAGATTGGTGGAGCCTTGATTCCCCGCTTGATTGATGAATTGCCTATTATTGCCCTTCTAGCGACCCAAGCGCAAGGTGAAACAGTCATTAAGGATGCTGAGGAACTCAAGGTCAAGGAAACCGACCGCATTCAAGTGGTGGCAGATGCCTTAAATAGCATGGGGGCGGATATCACACCTACTACAGATGGAATGGTTATCAAAGGGAAATCAATCCTTCATGGCGCTAGAGTCAATACGTTTGGTGACCATCGAATCGGAATGATGACAGCCATCGCAGCCCTCTTGGTTGCGGATGGAGAAGTGGAACTTGATCGTGCTGAAGCCATCAATACCAGCTATCCTAGCTTCTTTGATGATTTGGAGAGCTTGATTCATGGCTAAGGTATTACTCGGATTTATGGGGGCAGGCAAGTCGACAATCGCTAGAGGATTGGCCCCAGACTACATCGATATGGATGCCTTAATCGAGGAACGTTTGGGTATGTCCATTGCGGATTTTTTCGCTGAAAAAGGAGAAGTGGCCTTTCGTCAAGTAGAGTCAGAAATCCTAGCTGACTTACTAAAAACGGACCGAGTTGTGTCAACTGGCGGAGGAGTTGTCATTTCTCAGAGAAATCGTGACTTGCTCAAAACCAATCCTGATAACATCTACCTAAAAGCAGATTTTGAAACCCTCTACCAACGTATCGCAGCTGATAAGGACAATCAGCGCCCGCTGTTTCTAAATAATAGCAAGGAAGAGCTGGCAGCTATTTTCCAAGAAAGACAGGCTTGGTATGAGGAAGTAGCCAGTCGGGTTCTAGATGTGACCAAGCTAAGCCCAGAAAAAATTATAGAGGAACTGAGATGAAAATTGCCTATCTAGGTCCCAAGGGATCTTTTTCGCATCATGTTGTGCAGACAGCTTTTCCTCATGAGGAATTGCAGGCTTTTGCCAATATCACTGATGTTATCAAGGCCTATGAGCAAGGCTTGGTGGACTATTCTGTGGTACCAGTTGAAAACTCCATTGAAGGTAGTGTACATGAAAGTTTGGATTACCTTTTTCACCAGGCTCGCATCCAAGCAGTTGCAGAAATTGTTCAACCCATTCACCAGCAGTTAATGGTGGTTCCAGGTCAGTCAAAAATTGAGAAAATTTTTTCTCATCCTCAGGCTCTGGCTCAAGGAAAGAAATTCATCGACAAACACTATCCAGAGGCTAAAATTGAGATAACCGCCAGTACCGCCTATGCAGCTCGCTTTATTTCGGAACATCCAGATCAGCCTTATGCAGCAATTGCTCCTAGAAGTTCAGCTGAAGAATATGGCTTGGAATTAATTGCAGAGGATATTCAGGAAATGGAAGCCAATTTCACACGTTTTTGGGTGTTAGGGGCAGAGATACCGAAGATTCCTTTGAACTCGCAAGCTGAAAAAATGAGTTTGGCCTTGACCTTACCAGACAACCTACCTGGTGCTCTTTACAAGGCACTTTCGACTTTTGCTTGGAGAGGGATTGACTTAACAAAGATTGAAAGTCGCCCCCTTAAAACAGCCTTGGGAGAATACTTTTTCATTATCGATGTAGACTATAGTGACAAAGAACTGGTTCATTTTGCTAGACAAGAGCTAGAGGCCATTGGAATCCAGCACAAGATATTGGGAACCTACCCAATTTTTACCATAACTGATTTAGAAAAGGAGAGTCAATGAGCAAAGAAAATCCTTTAAGTCATCACGAGCAGTTACGTTATGACTATCTCTTCAAAAATATTCATTACCTCAACGACCGTGAACGGAGGGAGTTTGATTATCTGCAACAGAAAATGGCAGGTCCCAACTCTGAAGTTCACCATTTCTACCAAGAAGAAAAAGAAGAATCTTGGGGTAGAGATATTGATCTTC harbors:
- a CDS encoding alpha-amylase, whose protein sequence is MQNQTLMQYFEWYLPHDGQHWTRLTNDAEHLANLGISHVWMPPAFKATNEKDVGYGVYDLFDLGEFHQKGTVRTKYGFKEDYLQAIQTLKAQGIQPMADVVLNHKAAADHMEAFQVIEVDPEDRTLQLSEPFTINGWTHFTFDGRQDTYNDFHWHWYHFTGTDYDAKRRKSGIYLIQGDNKGWANEELVDNENGNYDYLMYADLDFKHPEVIQNIYDWADWFMETTGVAGFRLDAVKHIDSFFMGNFIRDMKEKYGQDFYVFGEFWNPDKDANLDYLEKIEERFDLVDVRLHQNLFEASRAGASYDLRGIFTDSLVELKPDKAVTFVDNHDTQRGQALESTVQEWFKPVAYALILLRQNGLPCVFYGDYYGISGQFAQQDFREVLDRLLAIRKDRAYGEQTDYFDDANCIGWVRSGAENQSPIAVLISNDQENSKSMFVGQEWANQTFVDLLGNHQGQVTIDEEGYGEFPVAAGSVSVWATK
- a CDS encoding class I SAM-dependent rRNA methyltransferase encodes the protein MNRIRVSRRVEKKLAKGLVLLEASDLTDIELTDQAVEVLSQDGKFLGSAYLSQQNKGIGWFISKEKVRFNQAFFEILFCKAKEARKPYYQDDLTTAFRLFNQEGDGFGGLTIDLYGDYAVFSWYNSFVYQIRELIVKAFKEVFPEVLGAYEKIRFKGLDYESAYVYGEEAPDDFTVLENGVLYQVFMNDGLMTGIFLDQHEVRGSLVDGLAMGKSLLNMFSYTAAFSVAAAMGGASETTSVDLAKRSRELSEAHFQANGLSTDNHRFIVMDVFEYFKYAKRKGLTYDVIVLDPPSFARNKKQTFSVAKDYRKLISQSLEILNPGGIIIASTNAANVSRQKFTEQIDKGFARRRYQVLNQYGLPADFAYNKKDESSNYLKVISMKVSR
- the aroD gene encoding type I 3-dehydroquinate dehydratase, with the protein product MKLIVSVMPRSLEEAQELDATRYEDADIIEWRADFLTKDAILQVAPAIFEKFAGRELVFTLRTRAEGGEIELSSEEYVQIIKEVTQLYQPDYVDFEYFSYKDVFEEMLDFPNLVLSYHNFQETPENMMEILSELTSLSPKVVKVSVMAHTEQDVLDLMNYTRGFKTLNPEQEYVTISMGKMGKVSRITSDVTGSSWSFASLDEASAPGQISLSNMKKIREILDEA
- a CDS encoding shikimate dehydrogenase; protein product: MKLDGYTRLAAVVANPIKHSISPFIHNRAFEATAINGAYIAWEIEAGDLAETVANIRRYQMFGINLSMPYKEQVIPHLDELSDEARLIGAVNTVVNHNGTLIGYNTDGKGFFKSLPSFTISGKTMTILGAGGAAKSILAQAILDGASQISVFVRSVSTEKTRPYLDKLQEQTGFKVDLYALEDISELQSRIAESDLLVNATSVGMDGQSSPVPESINLPEALLVADIIYQPFETPFLKWARSQGNSAVNGLGMLLYQAAEAFQLWTGKEMPTDEIWQSLTEKYK
- the aroB gene encoding 3-dehydroquinate synthase, whose amino-acid sequence is MKIRIDIPHHPYDIEIEKGCLSQAGQWLRELWQPQKVVIVTDNHVASLYAEKVKLSLEDAGFQVAVFDFLEGEERKNLTTVQKVYEFLVKQGLTRSDGIVALGGGVVGDLAGFVASTYMRGIHFVQIPTSLTAQVDSSIGGKTGVNTPFAKNMVGTFAQPDGVLIDPLVLETLGKRELIEGMGEVIKYGLIEDPELWALLTELDGSVESILVHAETLVEHSCQVKRKMVVEDELDNGVRLYLNFGHTIGHAIEATAGYGKVMHGEAVAMGMVQISKVAEGKGLMPAGITQSITEMCQKFGLPVDYENWDVDKLYQALTHDKKARGNTLKLVLVPELGSATIHPVSLEEMKDYLVK
- the aroC gene encoding chorismate synthase; its protein translation is MRYLTAGESHGPRLTAIIEGIPAGLPLTVEDINDDLKRRQGGYGRGGRMKIESDQVVFTSGVRHGKTTGAPITMDVINKDHQKWLDIMSAEDIEDRLKSKRKITHPRPGHADLVGGIKYRFDDLRNSLERSSARETTMRVAVGAVAKRLLAELDMEIANHVVVFGGKEIDVPENLTVAEIKERAARSEVSIVNQEREQEIKDYIDQIKRDGDTIGGVVETVVGGVPVGLGSYVQWDRKLDARLAQAVVSINAFKGVEFGLGFEAGYRKGSQVMDEILWSKEDGYTRRTNNLGGFEGGMTNGQPIVVRGVMKPIPTLYKPLMSVDIETHEPYKATVERSDPTALPAAGVVMEAVVATVLAQEILEKFSSDNLEELKEAVAKHRDYTKNY
- a CDS encoding prephenate dehydrogenase, translated to MAKTIYIAGLGLIGASMALGIKRDHPDYEILGYNRSQDSRDIALKKGMIDRATDDFASFAPLADVIILTLPIKQTIAFIKELANLDLKENVIISDAGSTKSAIVDVAELYLAGKPVRFIGAHPMAGSHKTGAASADVNLFENAYYIFTPSSQTSPDTLEEMKDLLSGLHARFIEIDAKEHDRVTSQISHFPHILASSLMEQTAVYAQDHEMARRFAAGGFRDMTRIAESEPGMWTSILLSNRETILDRIEDFKERLDEVGQAISKGDEEQIWNFFNQAREQRQAMEIHKRGGVDSSYDLYVDVPDEEDVILRILELLRGTSLVNIHINEENREDVHGILQISFKNAQDLERAERLITENTDYTVVIK
- a CDS encoding YlbF/YmcA family competence regulator, yielding MSNIYDSANELSRGLRELPEYKAVKAAKDAIQADEQASKIFADYIAFQQEIQVMAQTGQMPDASFQEKMQSFSKQIQENALLSDFFAKQQQLSIYLSDIEKIVFEPVSELLK